Proteins from a single region of Elusimicrobiota bacterium:
- the pruA gene encoding L-glutamate gamma-semialdehyde dehydrogenase: MNSLVRIPPVANEPILGYAPGSPERSELKAKLKEMSAAQIEIPMEIGGKPVRTGKLGDCRPPHDHAKLIGRYHMGGKKEIKAAIDAAVKARRSWAATPWNERAAIFLKAADLLAGPWRSTLNAATMLCQSKNAFQAEIDSACELIDFWRFNPNFAEQIYANQPFSPKGTWNRVEYRALEGFIYAVTPFNFTSIAGNLPTAPALMGNTVLWKPAASTVYTAHYILQILKAAGLPDGVINLVTGSSAEISELVLNHPDFAGIHFTGSTPVFNSMWGTVGRNIANYRTYPRLVGETGGKDFVVAHRSADVDALAVALVRGAFEYQGQKCSAASRAYVPDNLWPKLRKRVGEELEALKMGGVEDFQNFVNAVIDKRAFESITGYIAEAKPSKGGRILFGGKSDASKGYFIEPTVILAAKPDFKTMCEEIFGPVLTVYVYPEKKYDETLRLCDRTSPYALTGAVFAQERAALSRATDLLSNAAGNFYLNDKPTGAVVNQQPFGGARSSGTNDKAGSFLNLVRWTSARTIKETFVPPTSVPYPFMAAS, translated from the coding sequence ATGAACTCCCTCGTCCGAATCCCCCCCGTCGCCAACGAACCCATCCTCGGCTACGCGCCCGGCAGTCCCGAGCGCTCCGAGCTGAAGGCCAAGCTTAAGGAGATGTCCGCGGCCCAGATCGAGATCCCCATGGAGATCGGCGGCAAGCCGGTCCGCACGGGCAAGCTCGGCGACTGCCGGCCGCCGCACGACCACGCCAAGCTCATCGGCCGCTACCACATGGGCGGGAAGAAGGAGATCAAGGCCGCCATCGACGCCGCCGTGAAGGCCCGCCGCTCCTGGGCCGCCACCCCGTGGAACGAGCGCGCCGCGATCTTCCTGAAGGCCGCCGACCTGCTCGCCGGGCCGTGGCGCTCGACGCTCAACGCCGCCACGATGCTCTGCCAGTCGAAGAACGCCTTCCAAGCCGAGATCGACAGCGCCTGCGAGCTCATCGACTTCTGGCGCTTCAACCCGAACTTCGCCGAGCAGATCTACGCGAACCAGCCTTTCTCTCCGAAGGGGACCTGGAACCGGGTGGAGTACCGGGCGCTCGAAGGATTCATCTACGCCGTCACGCCTTTCAACTTCACCTCCATCGCGGGCAACCTGCCGACCGCCCCGGCCCTCATGGGCAACACCGTGCTCTGGAAGCCGGCGGCGAGCACCGTCTACACGGCCCACTACATCCTGCAGATACTCAAGGCGGCGGGCCTGCCCGACGGAGTCATCAATCTCGTCACCGGCTCCTCCGCCGAGATCAGCGAGCTCGTGCTCAACCACCCGGACTTCGCCGGCATCCACTTCACCGGCTCCACCCCGGTCTTCAACTCCATGTGGGGGACCGTGGGCCGCAACATCGCCAATTACCGGACCTACCCGCGCCTCGTCGGCGAGACGGGCGGCAAGGACTTCGTCGTCGCCCACCGCTCCGCCGACGTCGACGCCCTCGCGGTCGCGCTCGTGCGCGGAGCCTTCGAGTACCAGGGGCAGAAGTGCTCGGCCGCCTCGCGCGCCTACGTCCCGGACAACCTCTGGCCCAAGCTCCGCAAGCGCGTCGGCGAGGAGCTCGAGGCGCTCAAGATGGGCGGCGTCGAGGACTTCCAGAACTTCGTCAACGCCGTCATCGACAAGCGGGCCTTCGAGAGCATCACGGGCTACATCGCCGAGGCCAAGCCCTCCAAGGGCGGACGCATCCTCTTCGGCGGCAAGTCCGACGCCTCGAAGGGCTACTTCATCGAGCCCACGGTCATCCTCGCGGCCAAGCCGGACTTCAAGACGATGTGCGAGGAGATCTTCGGGCCCGTCCTCACCGTCTATGTCTACCCCGAGAAGAAGTACGACGAGACCCTGCGCCTCTGCGACCGCACCTCGCCCTACGCCCTCACCGGCGCGGTGTTCGCGCAGGAGCGCGCGGCGCTCTCACGGGCGACGGACCTGTTGAGCAACGCGGCCGGCAACTTCTACCTCAACGACAAGCCGACCGGTGCGGTGGTCAACCAGCAGCCCTTCGGCGGCGCGCGCTCCTCGGGCACCAACGACAAGGCGGGCAGCTTCCTCAACCTCGTGCGCTGGACCTCGGCGCGGACCATCAAGGAGACCTTCGTCCCTCCGACCTCCGTCCCCTATCCGTTCATGGCCGCCAGCTGA
- a CDS encoding HAMP domain-containing sensor histidine kinase — translation MDMTTRRKAHTEWEDLVERPGPAPAAAPAPIVPIGPAAEDPEQRLASYMTHELRAPLTSIRSALALLQSQLEDRMGGDERQILALALRNSERLNGLISDILDFEKLRAGKLRMDCTPVHPEQLIAEAADSLRAWAVSKGVRLVCTSSEEPLPRVHADRHRTVQVLINLLSNAIKFTPAGGRVEIVAVLGRHEHLGTVLFKVKDTGPGVPQKDLERIFRCFEQSALGVKTSEGTGLGLTLAKMMIEGQGGQIWAESWKGLGATFLFTLPVVLSDVARPVIAYPKRVEYHGLLVNLFKRLNTVVAALFA, via the coding sequence ATGGACATGACCACCCGGCGCAAAGCGCACACGGAATGGGAAGACCTCGTCGAGAGGCCCGGCCCGGCGCCTGCCGCCGCTCCCGCTCCCATCGTCCCCATCGGCCCGGCGGCGGAGGACCCCGAGCAGCGCCTCGCGTCCTATATGACCCACGAGCTTCGCGCGCCCCTGACCTCCATCCGCTCCGCCCTGGCCCTCCTGCAGTCCCAGCTCGAGGACCGCATGGGCGGCGACGAGCGCCAGATCCTCGCGCTGGCCCTGCGGAACTCCGAACGCCTCAACGGACTCATCAGCGACATCCTCGATTTCGAGAAGCTCCGTGCAGGGAAGCTCCGCATGGACTGCACTCCCGTGCACCCCGAGCAGCTCATCGCCGAGGCCGCCGACAGCCTCCGCGCCTGGGCGGTCTCGAAGGGCGTGCGCCTGGTCTGCACCTCCTCCGAGGAGCCCCTGCCCCGCGTGCACGCCGACCGGCACCGCACGGTGCAGGTCCTCATCAACCTCCTCTCCAACGCCATCAAGTTCACCCCGGCCGGCGGCCGCGTCGAGATCGTCGCCGTGCTCGGCCGCCACGAGCATCTGGGGACCGTGCTCTTCAAGGTGAAGGACACCGGCCCCGGCGTCCCGCAGAAGGACCTCGAGCGCATCTTCCGCTGCTTCGAGCAGTCGGCGTTGGGCGTGAAGACCTCGGAGGGCACCGGCCTCGGCCTCACCCTCGCGAAGATGATGATCGAGGGGCAGGGCGGCCAGATCTGGGCGGAGAGCTGGAAGGGGCTCGGAGCGACCTTCCTCTTCACGCTGCCCGTCGTCCTCAGCGACGTCGCGCGGCCCGTCATCGCCTACCCGAAGCGGGTCGAGTATCACGGCCTCCTCGTCAACCTCTTCAAGCGCCTGAACACCGTCGTCGCCGCCCTTTTCGCGTAA
- a CDS encoding peptidoglycan DD-metalloendopeptidase family protein, whose product MNKEKLKAGALFVWDELNRVHPWLGRFVLYSLLALLVFAGHKQYQRLREATSIEHDADGVQTYAGDLGGRNLEVRLRETGASRKDVNGLLKAIAKYGGQSRAYPGDGYEITLSTGDEFLHLTILRGLKRIVVLPKGDGFEAKVFDVPIIQTRRDARGGVRSNLWLSMQSAGVPPTIIQEFADIFQWQVDFLTETHDGDRFAVAWVEKHSPDGRSWGRTVEAGVYDGRAAGRNVGVLFNDGYYDEKGKSLQSMFLKAPLSYRRISSYFSSSRYHPILRYRRPHNGTDYAAPYGTPVSTIGNGVVTRSGYRGGLGNAVEIRHASGYLTIYGHMKGFAKGIFPGAHVRQGQVIGYVGSTGISSGPHLHFQISKGGQWLDFLRIKTPRDRSVPAAKAPEFNALRDRYLQLFGALPPGAPPPSPAAKSKT is encoded by the coding sequence GTGAACAAAGAGAAGCTCAAAGCGGGGGCGCTCTTCGTCTGGGACGAGCTCAATCGCGTCCACCCCTGGCTCGGGCGCTTCGTCCTCTACTCCCTGCTCGCGCTCCTCGTCTTCGCCGGGCACAAGCAGTACCAGCGCCTGCGCGAAGCCACCTCCATCGAACACGACGCCGACGGCGTGCAGACCTACGCCGGGGACCTCGGCGGCCGGAACCTCGAGGTCCGCCTCCGCGAGACCGGCGCCTCCCGCAAGGACGTCAACGGGCTGCTCAAGGCCATCGCCAAGTACGGCGGGCAGAGCCGCGCCTACCCCGGCGACGGCTACGAGATCACCCTCTCCACCGGCGACGAGTTCCTGCACCTGACGATCCTGCGCGGGCTCAAGCGCATCGTCGTGCTCCCCAAGGGCGACGGGTTCGAGGCCAAGGTCTTCGACGTGCCGATCATCCAGACCCGCAGGGACGCGCGGGGCGGCGTCCGGAGCAACCTCTGGCTGTCCATGCAGAGCGCGGGCGTGCCGCCGACCATCATCCAGGAGTTCGCCGACATCTTCCAGTGGCAGGTGGACTTCCTCACCGAGACCCACGACGGAGACCGCTTCGCCGTCGCCTGGGTCGAGAAGCACAGCCCGGACGGGCGCAGCTGGGGCCGCACGGTCGAGGCCGGGGTCTACGACGGACGCGCCGCCGGCCGCAACGTCGGCGTCCTCTTCAACGACGGCTACTACGACGAGAAGGGGAAGTCCCTGCAGAGCATGTTCCTCAAGGCGCCGCTCAGCTACCGCCGCATCTCCTCGTACTTCTCCTCCTCGCGCTATCACCCCATCCTGCGCTACCGCCGGCCGCACAACGGGACCGACTACGCGGCACCTTACGGCACGCCGGTCTCGACCATCGGCAACGGCGTCGTGACGAGGTCGGGCTACCGGGGGGGACTCGGCAACGCCGTCGAGATCCGCCACGCCTCCGGCTACCTGACGATCTACGGGCATATGAAGGGCTTCGCCAAGGGGATCTTCCCCGGCGCCCACGTCCGCCAGGGGCAGGTCATCGGCTACGTGGGCTCGACCGGCATCTCCTCGGGCCCCCACCTGCACTTCCAGATCTCGAAGGGGGGGCAGTGGCTCGATTTCCTGCGCATCAAGACTCCGCGCGACCGCTCCGTGCCCGCCGCGAAGGCCCCCGAGTTCAACGCCCTGAGAGACCGCTACCTCCAGCTCTTCGGAGCGCTGCCTCCCGGAGCCCCGCCGCCGTCCCCAGCGGCGAAGTCGAAGACCTGA
- a CDS encoding cold-shock protein, translating to MKGTVKWFNDQKGFGFITPEDGSADVFVHHSAITMQGFRTLAENQKVEYDMTTSEKGPRAANVRSA from the coding sequence ATGAAAGGAACGGTGAAGTGGTTCAACGATCAGAAGGGCTTCGGGTTCATCACGCCGGAGGACGGCTCCGCCGACGTGTTCGTCCACCACAGCGCGATCACGATGCAGGGCTTCCGCACGCTCGCCGAGAACCAGAAGGTCGAGTACGACATGACGACCTCTGAGAAGGGTCCGCGCGCGGCGAACGTCCGCTCCGCCTGA
- a CDS encoding metallopeptidase family protein, translating into MKLSQERFDLLAEEAFDELPREVRDLLYNIEIEVRPRPGEEAGEWAGDEELMGLHVGPTRAEMIGPFAEAEEPAQIFIYQRNLEDSCEDMAELKKELRLTLKHEIAHHFGMTDEELEEKWPEGA; encoded by the coding sequence GTGAAGCTCTCCCAGGAACGCTTCGACCTGCTCGCCGAGGAGGCCTTCGACGAGCTCCCCAGGGAGGTGCGGGACCTCCTCTACAACATCGAGATCGAGGTCCGTCCGCGCCCCGGCGAAGAAGCGGGGGAGTGGGCGGGCGACGAGGAGCTCATGGGCCTGCACGTCGGCCCGACGCGCGCCGAGATGATCGGCCCCTTCGCGGAAGCCGAGGAGCCCGCGCAGATCTTCATCTACCAGCGCAACCTCGAGGACTCCTGCGAGGACATGGCCGAGCTCAAGAAGGAGCTCCGACTCACGCTGAAGCACGAGATCGCCCACCACTTCGGGATGACCGACGAGGAACTCGAAGAGAAGTGGCCTGAAGGCGCTTGA
- a CDS encoding TSUP family transporter produces the protein MTLSPERFAALSALVFVAGVVDSLAGGGGLITLPAYLAVGLPPGLLLGTNKLASTLGTTVSVARYARGLRLPLRPMLPAAAAAMLGAWFGARLAARLSPQWIRPLLLLALPAVAWAVLSEHRFKEDDSGRGTAPRVLSARTAAVALPVGAYDGFFGPGTGTFLALAFSRFCRFSLLRATAWAKAVNLVSNAAALAAFLAAGTVDLRVGLAMGLVSVAGHWVGSHLGLRRGAAAIRPVIALVCAGLFLKLLFDTFKV, from the coding sequence GTGACGCTCTCCCCCGAGCGCTTCGCCGCCCTCTCCGCGCTCGTCTTCGTCGCCGGCGTCGTCGACTCGCTCGCGGGCGGCGGGGGACTGATCACGCTGCCCGCCTACCTTGCCGTCGGTCTCCCGCCCGGACTCCTGCTCGGCACCAACAAGCTCGCCTCGACGCTCGGCACGACGGTCTCCGTGGCGCGCTACGCGCGCGGCCTGCGCCTGCCCCTGCGCCCCATGCTGCCCGCGGCGGCCGCCGCGATGCTCGGGGCCTGGTTCGGGGCGCGGCTGGCCGCGCGCCTCTCGCCGCAATGGATCCGGCCCCTTCTGCTCCTGGCGCTCCCCGCCGTGGCCTGGGCGGTGCTCTCGGAGCACCGCTTCAAGGAGGACGACTCCGGCCGCGGGACGGCTCCCCGCGTCCTCTCGGCGCGCACGGCGGCCGTCGCCCTGCCGGTGGGCGCCTATGACGGTTTCTTCGGCCCGGGGACGGGGACCTTCCTGGCGCTGGCCTTCAGCCGCTTCTGCCGCTTCAGCCTGCTGCGTGCGACGGCCTGGGCGAAGGCCGTCAACCTCGTATCCAACGCGGCGGCCCTGGCCGCCTTCCTGGCCGCCGGGACGGTCGACCTGCGCGTCGGCCTCGCGATGGGGCTCGTGAGCGTCGCCGGCCACTGGGTGGGCTCGCACCTCGGCCTGCGCCGGGGCGCCGCGGCCATCCGCCCCGTCATCGCGCTCGTCTGCGCCGGCCTGTTCCTGAAGCTCCTCTTCGATACCTTTAAAGTATAA
- a CDS encoding EamA family transporter gives MRTERSATAAGLGALLLWSTSIALMRGMSERSGLLTGPMCASLLGGVVGLLWALARGTSPARMLGLGRRYLLGCGVLFVLCNVTLYLAIGACRDRAQTLVVGLVNYLWPSLTVALSVPLLGRRARAGLPFGLAAAVAGTALAVLGGGALAGADNAFWATPRGLFALAMAAAAALTWGLYSNLARRWGDPERGAVPLFALATAGALGFLLLLRPETVVWSARGAAEVAVMGVASLAGAYALWDLGMRRGDHALLGVASYFVPVASTAVSALYLGVRPGWNVLAGCALVVLGAWLSKSALLES, from the coding sequence ATGAGGACTGAAAGGAGCGCGACGGCGGCGGGGCTCGGGGCGCTGCTCCTGTGGTCCACCTCCATCGCGCTCATGCGCGGCATGAGCGAGCGCAGCGGTCTCCTGACCGGGCCCATGTGCGCGTCCCTGCTCGGCGGCGTCGTCGGTCTTCTCTGGGCGCTCGCGCGGGGGACCTCCCCTGCGCGCATGCTGGGGCTCGGCCGCCGCTACCTGCTCGGCTGCGGCGTCCTCTTCGTGCTCTGCAACGTGACTCTCTACCTCGCCATCGGGGCCTGCCGCGACCGCGCGCAGACCCTGGTCGTCGGCCTCGTCAATTATCTGTGGCCCTCGCTGACCGTGGCGCTCTCGGTCCCGCTGCTCGGGCGCCGGGCGCGCGCCGGGCTCCCGTTCGGGCTCGCGGCCGCCGTGGCCGGCACCGCGCTCGCGGTCCTTGGGGGCGGGGCGCTCGCGGGCGCCGACAACGCCTTCTGGGCCACGCCGCGCGGGCTTTTCGCGCTCGCCATGGCCGCCGCCGCCGCGCTCACCTGGGGACTCTACTCCAACCTCGCGCGCCGCTGGGGCGACCCGGAGCGCGGCGCGGTGCCGCTCTTCGCGCTGGCCACCGCGGGAGCGCTCGGCTTCCTGCTGCTCCTGCGGCCGGAGACCGTGGTCTGGAGCGCGCGGGGGGCCGCCGAGGTCGCCGTCATGGGCGTCGCCTCTCTGGCCGGCGCATACGCGCTCTGGGACCTCGGCATGCGGCGCGGCGACCATGCTCTTCTGGGGGTGGCCAGCTACTTCGTCCCGGTGGCCTCCACCGCCGTCTCGGCCCTCTACCTGGGGGTGCGGCCGGGCTGGAACGTTCTCGCCGGCTGCGCGCTCGTGGTGCTTGGTGCCTGGCTTTCGAAGAGCGCATTGCTCGAGTCCTGA
- a CDS encoding ferredoxin--NADP reductase, producing MTEELNAKVVGKQEFAPGNFVLRVAPVGWELPEFKPGQYTVLGLPGSAPRAPFSDAEDPVPDPDKLIRRAYSVASPSPTREYAEFYVAMVRSGALTPRLYALNIGDKVWLGKKFTGLMTLEEVPADANVVLIATGTGLAPYMSMIRTLVLTKGFDRHYAVIHGAKHSWDLGYRSELETMERMTHKLAYLPVISQPSEEHMSWSGATGFVEDAWKSGALEKAWKQRPAPGNTHVFLCGNPMMIQSAFSFLGAEGFKEHSRREAGQIHVEKYW from the coding sequence ATGACGGAAGAACTGAACGCCAAAGTCGTCGGGAAGCAGGAGTTCGCGCCGGGCAACTTCGTGCTCCGCGTCGCCCCCGTGGGCTGGGAACTCCCCGAGTTCAAGCCGGGCCAGTACACGGTGCTCGGCCTGCCGGGTTCGGCGCCGCGCGCGCCGTTCTCCGACGCCGAGGACCCCGTCCCCGACCCCGACAAGCTCATCCGCCGCGCCTACTCCGTCGCCTCCCCCTCCCCGACACGGGAGTACGCCGAGTTCTACGTCGCCATGGTCCGCTCGGGCGCGCTCACCCCGCGACTCTACGCGCTCAACATCGGCGACAAGGTCTGGCTCGGCAAGAAGTTCACCGGCCTCATGACCTTGGAGGAGGTCCCCGCCGACGCCAACGTCGTGCTCATCGCGACCGGCACGGGTCTGGCCCCCTACATGTCCATGATCCGCACCCTCGTGCTGACCAAGGGCTTCGACCGCCACTACGCGGTCATCCACGGCGCCAAGCACTCCTGGGACCTGGGCTACCGCTCCGAGCTCGAGACCATGGAGCGCATGACGCACAAGCTCGCGTACCTGCCCGTCATCAGCCAGCCCTCCGAGGAGCACATGTCGTGGAGCGGGGCGACCGGCTTCGTCGAGGACGCCTGGAAGAGCGGCGCGCTCGAGAAGGCGTGGAAGCAGAGGCCGGCGCCGGGGAACACGCACGTCTTCCTCTGCGGAAACCCGATGATGATCCAGTCGGCGTTCTCCTTCCTCGGGGCGGAGGGCTTCAAGGAGCACTCGCGTCGGGAAGCCGGTCAGATCCACGTCGAGAAATACTGGTAG
- a CDS encoding MFS transporter: MNDKKKLVFAAFAVILASAFFDNIRGPLLPLFARGYGLNYSQASAFFWGSSLTSVLIGLGSVYLLARFSERAYLRLCLLGMGLAVLAAGIPTYPALVVSGLLWGANNGIGMASNLVLMRGTDDRNRTRLMSALHLFYTLGAALPPAYVAATAGRWAPNLVVLPVLLLVLGLVLVTAALPADGAHAEPAPRMPWSAMLRGRPLASVLVIAVYVLGEVLTSMWLVTYLSGRGGLSVADASTRMQVCFLWMSASRLLGAFALPHGSERWLPAPLMLGAVAGSALGMSGRVEGFYLAYFCFGPIFPLLGSRLAQEHKQYFPSLLSFAYAAMTVLLAVGHLLIGAVSDRFSLQTAFRLPGLCLLAAVGLLAWHARAEPARE, translated from the coding sequence ATGAACGACAAGAAGAAGCTCGTCTTCGCCGCCTTCGCCGTCATCCTCGCCTCCGCGTTCTTCGACAACATCCGCGGCCCCCTGCTCCCGCTCTTCGCGCGCGGCTACGGCCTGAACTACTCGCAGGCCTCGGCCTTCTTCTGGGGCTCGAGCCTGACCTCGGTGCTCATCGGCCTGGGCTCGGTCTACCTCCTCGCGCGCTTCTCCGAGCGCGCCTACCTGCGCCTCTGCCTCCTCGGCATGGGACTGGCCGTGCTCGCCGCCGGCATCCCGACCTACCCCGCGCTCGTCGTCTCCGGCCTGCTCTGGGGCGCCAACAACGGCATCGGCATGGCCTCCAACCTCGTCCTCATGCGCGGCACCGACGACCGCAACCGCACGCGCCTCATGAGCGCGCTCCACCTTTTCTACACCCTGGGCGCGGCGCTGCCCCCGGCCTACGTCGCGGCGACCGCCGGGCGCTGGGCGCCCAACCTCGTGGTCCTCCCCGTCCTCCTCCTCGTGCTCGGGCTCGTCCTCGTCACCGCCGCGCTGCCCGCCGACGGGGCTCACGCGGAGCCGGCCCCGCGCATGCCCTGGAGCGCGATGCTGCGCGGCCGCCCGCTGGCGAGCGTCCTCGTCATCGCCGTCTACGTGCTCGGCGAGGTACTGACCTCGATGTGGCTGGTCACCTATCTCAGCGGCCGCGGCGGGCTCAGCGTCGCCGACGCGAGCACGCGCATGCAGGTCTGCTTCCTCTGGATGTCGGCCAGCCGCCTCCTCGGCGCCTTCGCCCTGCCGCACGGCTCGGAGCGCTGGCTGCCCGCGCCGCTCATGCTCGGCGCCGTCGCGGGGAGCGCTCTGGGCATGAGCGGCCGCGTCGAAGGCTTCTACCTCGCCTACTTCTGCTTCGGGCCGATCTTCCCGCTGCTCGGCTCGCGCCTCGCCCAGGAGCACAAACAGTATTTCCCGAGCCTTCTGAGCTTCGCCTACGCCGCGATGACGGTGCTCCTCGCCGTCGGGCACCTCCTCATCGGGGCGGTGAGCGACCGCTTCTCGCTGCAGACCGCCTTCCGCCTGCCGGGACTCTGCCTCCTTGCGGCGGTCGGCCTGCTCGCCTGGCACGCGCGCGCGGAGCCCGCCCGCGAGTGA
- a CDS encoding alpha-amylase family glycosyl hydrolase, giving the protein MMPRRPWYEDAVFYELRVRSFADGSGGGVGDFAGLRRALPYLERLGVDALWLTPIHPSPLKDDGYDVSDFFAVHPDHGTLEDFKAFLREAHRRGLKVLLDLVLNHVSDRHPWFEDARRPGSPRRDWFVWSPTKDRYRKAPVIFKDSEPSNWTWDARAGAFYWHRFYASQPDLNYANPQVLRAMLSVADFWLALGVDGFRLDAVPYLCEREGTECRGLPETHAVLRALRRHVDRKWPGTVLLAEASGPARTVASYMAGGRECHMAFDFERTARLYLALADGDARGLRRCVEASPRLAPGCRWGVFLRNHDELALGLLAPAERARMLARYAPEPGQRLHGHIVRRLADLLGRGQGPLLAHALLLSLPGTPVLYYGDELGMEGDASLPDRFSQRTPMDWRAAKRQAADPRSLLRSVSRLLSLRRAHPALARGACRFLDAGDEGVLAFARELPGERILVAANLSGRRVRVRLRGRLPGHAVDLSTGRTVPTRTLELGPRGFVWMRSSK; this is encoded by the coding sequence ATGATGCCCCGCCGCCCCTGGTACGAAGACGCCGTCTTCTACGAGCTCCGCGTCCGCTCTTTCGCCGACGGCAGCGGCGGCGGCGTCGGCGACTTCGCCGGCCTGCGCCGCGCCCTCCCGTACCTCGAGCGCCTCGGCGTCGACGCGCTCTGGCTGACCCCCATCCACCCCTCTCCTTTGAAGGACGACGGCTACGACGTCTCCGACTTCTTCGCGGTCCACCCCGACCACGGAACGCTCGAGGACTTCAAGGCCTTCCTGCGCGAGGCGCACCGGCGCGGTCTGAAGGTCCTGCTCGACCTCGTCCTCAACCACGTCTCCGACCGGCATCCCTGGTTCGAGGACGCGCGCCGCCCCGGCTCGCCGCGCCGGGACTGGTTCGTCTGGAGCCCGACGAAGGACCGCTACCGGAAGGCCCCGGTCATCTTCAAGGATTCCGAGCCCTCCAACTGGACCTGGGACGCGCGCGCGGGCGCCTTCTACTGGCACCGCTTCTATGCCTCCCAGCCCGACCTGAACTACGCGAACCCGCAGGTGCTCCGCGCGATGCTCTCCGTCGCCGACTTCTGGCTCGCGCTCGGCGTCGACGGCTTCCGTCTGGACGCCGTCCCCTATCTCTGCGAGCGCGAGGGCACCGAGTGCCGCGGGCTGCCGGAGACGCATGCCGTCCTGCGCGCGCTGCGGCGGCACGTGGACCGGAAGTGGCCGGGGACCGTGCTCCTCGCCGAGGCCTCGGGCCCCGCGCGAACGGTCGCTTCCTACATGGCCGGCGGCCGCGAGTGCCACATGGCCTTCGACTTCGAGCGGACCGCACGGCTCTATCTCGCCCTCGCCGACGGCGACGCCCGCGGCCTGCGCCGCTGCGTCGAGGCCTCCCCCCGCCTCGCACCGGGCTGCCGCTGGGGGGTCTTCCTGCGCAACCACGACGAGCTCGCCCTCGGTCTCCTCGCGCCGGCGGAGCGCGCCCGGATGCTCGCGCGCTATGCGCCCGAGCCGGGACAGCGCCTGCACGGGCACATCGTCCGCCGCCTCGCGGACCTGCTCGGGCGCGGCCAGGGGCCGCTCCTCGCCCACGCGCTCCTGCTCTCCCTGCCCGGGACCCCGGTGCTCTACTACGGCGACGAGCTCGGCATGGAGGGCGACGCCTCCCTTCCCGACCGCTTCAGCCAGCGCACGCCGATGGACTGGCGCGCCGCGAAGCGCCAGGCGGCGGACCCGCGCTCGCTGCTGCGCTCGGTCTCGCGCCTGCTCTCCCTGCGCCGCGCGCATCCGGCCCTGGCGCGCGGGGCCTGCCGCTTCCTCGACGCAGGGGACGAGGGCGTCCTCGCCTTCGCGCGCGAGCTGCCCGGCGAGCGGATCCTCGTCGCCGCCAATCTCTCCGGCCGCCGCGTCCGCGTCCGTCTGCGCGGCCGCCTGCCGGGACATGCCGTGGACCTTTCGACGGGACGCACCGTGCCGACGCGGACGCTGGAGCTCGGTCCGCGCGGATTCGTCTGGATGAGGTCATCGAAATGA